GAAACTCAAAAGCAGCCTTCTGGTGATGACCTTAAGCTGAATCAACCGGTCCATGATGGAGTGAAAGGCCCTTGTTCTTTAATGGAAAAACAGGCTTCTCCAAAAAATGCTGGTCCTTCAGAGCCTGCTATGAAGATTATCAGTGGAGATGACACATCCCATCTTAATCGTAGTCCTATTCCTATAGGTCATGCTGCTAATACTACCGAGGCAAACTCACTATCCTCACCAATTGCAAGCTTTCCATCACTGCTGTTCGGGAGAGAAGCTATTCCCCCAACACAGAAGCTTGCAGCTGAAGGATTCTCTCTTCAGAGAGTCATTGAACCCCAGTCAGATGTTCCTTCTGGTGCTACAAATATTATGAAGGCAGGGGTAGACATTTCAGCAGCGACCAGCCTACCTGCAACTCTATTTGGGAGAAAAGCTATACTACCAGAATCCAAGGCTGCTGCTGACGAACCTGTTCTTCCTAGGATGACTGAACCCCAGCTCTGCAATTCTCCTGATGTTACTAATAATGTGGACAGTAATATCAAGGATGTCATCCCACCTGCCGAATCTTAGATTTATCTGGTGGTATCAAAACAACTCAGTGGTGTAGGGCATTTTCTTATGAAACAATAGGGCATAGGCAGGATAAAGCTGTGATAGATGCAACACATGATGTCAATGGTCGAGGAATAAATAGGCATAGTCAATAATGCTCGACATTGCCATCGTTTAGAGTCCCAAGTAGATCCTTAAATACCAGTTCACAGGTCGGGCATGTATTTTCACTTCTAAATGGTTTACCTTTTGATTTGGGATCTCATTTTATATTTGTAGTAGAAATGGATGCAGACTTTGGTAATAATTTCTTTGCAGCCTTTTGGACTAATTCAGTTGAAAGTAGTTTAtcttagttattaattttttgtcttaaatttgCTAGACGTTTTGCTTTTCAAGTCAGATGACCTTAATGATGTTCCATAACTCAAAGAAAGTTTCTAAATGCCCTATTTCTCTccacataaatttattttataattataataaaaataattttttattttatttttaaatactaataaagctagaaatttttttggatCCCTATAAGcttcacctttatttttttaaccaaatatatttttattttttcgatacaaataaattctcatttttttctctaaaaagcTTGAATCATATAGGAGTttatatcattaatattttttttaataatttggatATTAGAAACAGTATTATTATCTTGAGGACAATTTCTGTTTCAATTATCatataataattcataattttattctttcttttctcttataaaatcaaaatacattagaataaagataaaaaaaatggctaagtaaaaaccaattaattaaattatttatatattaaaagaactaATGAACATTTAGGGTTTTAGCTAGGGATGTCAATTTATTCCGAATCTAATAGATACCGAcctgaataaatttttttttaaaatctaatagataatagataaggtataaatattattaaatctgattaaacctaacttaaaatatatatttatattatataaatatattcatagaatatttaaatattttttaatacaatatatatatatatattaattattttattttttattgattaaagaataatattagATAATAAATACTTATtgaatgctaaaaaaaatagataaataatttataaatatctaaaatttttaattaataaatagtaaataaaatataaatataaaaaaatcgaaaGCACATCAAGTTAATAGGCTAGTTTGTTGAATCATCCCAAAAGGGCCACTACTATTCTAGCTTCGGCTACCGTGAAACCTCAAAATCTGCAAAGTTCCGTTTGTTTCTCGagaaagaggggaaaaaaacctCTATACTCTATTCATCTGATATCAAAATTTCTAGTACGACTACTACTACAAATACAAGGTTGCAATAAACATGGACATAATATCTCAGTTACAGGAGCAAGTGAATCAAATAGCAGGGCTTACTTTCAACACTTTTGGTACTCTTCAACGAGATGCACCATCAGCCAGACTCTCTCAAAACTACCCAGAACCTCCTCCAAATCCTACAGAAGATGCTGCCAGTTTCCCTGAGCAACCAAAACAGATGAGTGCTGCCCTTGTCAAAGCTGCTAAACAGGTAATTATTTCAAACAATCTAGCTCAAGAATTTAA
The DNA window shown above is from Populus trichocarpa isolate Nisqually-1 chromosome 4, P.trichocarpa_v4.1, whole genome shotgun sequence and carries:
- the LOC7458535 gene encoding mediator of RNA polymerase II transcription subunit 21 isoform X2 is translated as MDIISQLQEQVNQIAGLTFNTFGTLQRDAPSARLSQNYPEPPPNPTEDAASFPEQPKQMSAALVKAAKQFDALVAALPLSEGGEEAQLKRIAELQAENDAVGQELQRQLEAAERELKLVQELFGQTTDNCLNLKKPD